In Spartobacteria bacterium, one DNA window encodes the following:
- a CDS encoding LysM peptidoglycan-binding domain-containing protein — protein MSTEREESAAVPQERSCAIKTPIVVAVVAGLHIVAITSFFGIQGCGTTKPAGATIVEPAPAPVMPPKLDVAGSSQKRSRPALKPPRPVEHAATSVSQSSLKTYVIKKGDSLSVIAKRHGVSMRDLQDVNHIQNPNKIRIGQKLVLPSYATVSRNSSTSPGTKAPAKSTKKSMEKATLPADGLIYNVVAGDSLSKIAVKFGTKTQVIRDANKLKGDKIIIGQKLVIPGTSGSPKIAAPAKKSNKPAPAEKTDSDKPKAVPATTEAPAKPAAEISDEIVEDATVSEPLPESAFVYTVVTGDDLGTIAMTFGLSKEELMKANNIQSDGPLKDGQKLLIPSP, from the coding sequence ATGAGTACAGAACGCGAAGAGTCCGCCGCAGTTCCGCAAGAACGGAGTTGTGCGATCAAGACGCCTATTGTTGTGGCCGTCGTGGCAGGGTTGCATATCGTTGCTATCACCAGTTTTTTTGGAATACAGGGATGTGGAACAACGAAGCCCGCTGGAGCAACCATTGTTGAACCGGCACCCGCTCCGGTGATGCCGCCAAAACTGGATGTGGCCGGCAGTTCACAGAAGCGTTCGCGGCCGGCATTGAAGCCACCTCGCCCGGTTGAACATGCCGCGACGTCGGTGAGCCAGTCGTCGCTGAAAACGTACGTGATTAAGAAAGGTGATTCGCTTTCAGTCATTGCCAAGCGGCATGGTGTCAGCATGAGGGATCTGCAGGACGTGAATCATATTCAGAATCCCAATAAAATTCGTATTGGCCAGAAACTGGTGCTGCCTTCCTATGCGACAGTGAGCCGTAATTCAAGTACCTCTCCCGGTACCAAGGCTCCTGCTAAATCAACGAAAAAGTCGATGGAGAAGGCGACTCTGCCTGCGGATGGACTGATCTACAATGTGGTGGCTGGCGATTCACTTTCGAAAATTGCAGTTAAATTTGGTACCAAAACGCAGGTGATCCGGGATGCGAATAAATTGAAGGGTGATAAGATCATCATTGGACAGAAACTGGTTATTCCAGGGACATCTGGTTCACCAAAAATAGCCGCACCGGCTAAAAAATCGAACAAACCAGCTCCAGCAGAAAAGACAGACTCCGATAAACCTAAAGCAGTGCCCGCAACGACCGAAGCTCCTGCGAAACCTGCCGCTGAAATCAGTGATGAGATCGTTGAGGATGCCACCGTTAGTGAACCGCTTCCCGAATCGGCCTTTGTGTATACAGTGGTAACCGGAGACGATCTGGGTACCATCGCGATGACATTTGGTCTGTCTAAAGAGGAGCTGATGAAGGCGAATAATATACAATCTGACGGACCGCTTAAAGATGGCCAGAAGTTGTTGATTCCCAGTCCGTAA
- the ftsW gene encoding putative lipid II flippase FtsW: protein MHKTTGVLISAVMCLMVVGLVMLYSTSSVKTDHADIYFYLKRQVLWMLVSCVVAIICRFVDYHAWRRLAIPVALVCVFLLILTLIPSIGVNIKGSRRWLRIGMNFQPSELAKIGMIFIMSWWLAKNGRNMGQLSRGVFIPLVGLGIILGLIFAEPDFGTTMLVGSVGVCMMFVAGSSIPVLGGLSLAAMGMFVLAVRHNPERMSRVTAFLDPEKYAENEAFQLMNAKYAFVSAGASGVGLGESMQKRFYLPEAHTDFIYAIVAEELGMAASMGILILFAVIMFCGIRIALRARDAFGKSLALGITLMISLQAIINIGVVTGCLPTKGLALPFISYGGSHLLVGLAMVGILVNIATQISDDPPENEVIKDRIHEL, encoded by the coding sequence ATGCATAAAACCACAGGCGTACTAATCAGTGCGGTCATGTGTCTGATGGTTGTCGGACTGGTCATGCTGTATAGTACCAGTTCGGTGAAAACGGATCATGCTGATATCTACTTCTACTTGAAACGTCAGGTGCTGTGGATGCTGGTGAGTTGTGTCGTCGCGATTATATGCCGATTTGTGGACTATCATGCCTGGCGGCGTCTCGCCATTCCCGTGGCACTGGTCTGTGTCTTTTTATTGATTTTGACGCTGATTCCATCCATTGGTGTGAATATCAAGGGGAGCCGTCGCTGGCTTCGCATCGGGATGAATTTTCAGCCCTCGGAACTGGCGAAGATCGGCATGATCTTTATCATGTCTTGGTGGCTTGCGAAAAACGGTCGGAACATGGGGCAGTTGAGCCGGGGTGTCTTTATTCCTCTGGTTGGTCTGGGGATCATTCTTGGTCTTATTTTTGCCGAACCGGATTTCGGGACAACGATGCTGGTGGGCAGTGTAGGGGTGTGTATGATGTTCGTTGCAGGCAGTTCCATCCCTGTTCTGGGCGGATTGTCGCTGGCCGCTATGGGGATGTTTGTCCTCGCGGTGCGGCATAATCCGGAGCGTATGTCGCGTGTAACCGCCTTTCTTGATCCGGAAAAATATGCGGAAAATGAAGCCTTTCAGCTTATGAATGCCAAGTATGCCTTTGTCTCGGCCGGTGCTTCTGGTGTGGGGCTGGGAGAAAGTATGCAGAAACGCTTTTATCTGCCTGAGGCACACACCGATTTTATTTATGCCATTGTGGCGGAAGAGTTAGGCATGGCGGCATCCATGGGGATATTAATCTTATTTGCCGTGATTATGTTCTGCGGTATTCGGATTGCACTGCGAGCCCGTGATGCCTTCGGCAAATCGCTGGCATTGGGTATTACATTGATGATCAGCTTGCAGGCCATCATCAATATCGGTGTGGTTACCGGTTGTCTGCCGACCAAAGGGCTTGCACTTCCGTTTATTAGTTATGGTGGCTCACATTTGCTGGTAGGATTGGCCATGGTGGGGATTTTGGTGAATATCGCGACACAGATCAGTGACGATCCCCCCGAGAACGAAGTCATTAAGGATCGCATTCATGAATTATGA